Proteins encoded together in one Balearica regulorum gibbericeps isolate bBalReg1 chromosome 3, bBalReg1.pri, whole genome shotgun sequence window:
- the DLK2 gene encoding protein delta homolog 2, producing MLRSFCLQLMSLVWILLAHHQLAQGDDCSERCNLAHGCCDQDGKCRCDPGWEGEYCEECVRMPGCLHGTCHQPWQCICHTGWAGKFCDKDIHICEHQSPCQNGAQCIYDRDGEYSCLCPEGFHGKDCEMKTGPCEKAGSPCKNGGQCQDENGFASNFTCRCLAGFVGALCENDVDDCLMRPCANGATCHDGINRFSCQCQVGFEGRFCTININDCASQPCKNGAKCYDRINDYDCLCPDRFTGKTCEISVPEPTWAPPYHPANHENSGVVKSTTSEMPGVTQPEPVRTAVTGRRVANHSEKEPGGGLLKISVKEVVTQRDSGLSEAQLVTVLVFGVLTAVLVLITVLLMLRNWQRGRQRSNWCQSPSQAARKLQDQECQVGMLNTILIEPRKTTEL from the exons ATGCTCAGGAGCTTCTGTCTCCAGCTCATGTCCTTGGTTTGGATCCTCTTGGCCCATCACCAGCTTGCCCAAG GTGATGACTGCAGTGAGCGATGTAATCTTGCCCACGGCTGCTGTGACCAGGATGGGAAGTGCAG GTGCGATCCAGGCTGGGAAGGCGAGTACTGCGAGGAGTGCGTGCGTATGCCGGGGTGTCTCCACGGGACATGCCACCAGCCTTGGCAGTGCATCTGTCACACCGGCTGGGCCGGCAAGTTCTGTGACAAAG acATACACATCTGCGAACACCAATCCCCATGCCAGAATGGGGCTCAGTGTATCTACGATCGAGATGGGGAATATTCCTGCCTGTGTCCAGAAGGCTTTCATGGGAAGGACTGTGAGATGAAGACGGGGCCATGTGAGAAGGCAGG GTCTCCGTGCAAGAATGGGGGGCAGTGTCAAGATGAAAACGGCTTTGCCAGCAACTTCACCTGCCGGTGCCTCGCTGGCTTCGTAGGCGCTCTCTGTGAGAATGACGTGGACGACTGCCTGATGCGTCCCTGTGCCAATGGTGCCACCTGCCACGATGGGATCAACCGCTTCTCCTGCCAGTGCCAGGTGGGCTTTGAAGGGCGTTTCTGCACCATCAACATCAATGACTGTGCCAGCCAGCCATGCAAAAATGGGGCAAAGTGCTACGACCGCATCAATGACTATGACTGCTTGTGTCCTGACCGTTTTACTGGCAAAACCTGTGAGATCTCCGTCCCCGAGCCCACCTGGGCTCCTCCCTACCACCCTGCGAACCATGAGAACAGCGGGGTGGTGAAAAGCACCACCAGCGAGATGCCGGGGGTGACGCAGCCGGAGCCTGTCAGGACTGCGGTCACGGGGCGGCGCGTGGCCAACCACAGCGAGAAAGAGCCGGGGGGAGGGTTGTTGAAAATCTCTGTGAAGGAGGTGGTGACCCAGAGGGACTCAGGGCTGAGCGAAGCCCAGCTGGTGACAGTGCTGGTGTTCGGGGTGCTCACGGCAGTGCTGGTCCTCATCACCGTCCTGCTAATGCTGAGGAACTGGCAGAGGGGCCGTCAGAGGTCGAACTGGTGCCAAAGCCCTTCGCAGGCTGCAAGGAAGCTCCAAGACCAGGAGTGCCAGGTGGGCATGCTCAACACCATCCTGATTGAGCCCAGGAAGACAACGGAGCTGTGA